In Ctenopharyngodon idella isolate HZGC_01 chromosome 20, HZGC01, whole genome shotgun sequence, the following proteins share a genomic window:
- the chac1 gene encoding glutathione-specific gamma-glutamylcyclotransferase 1: protein MKPQDIVAGKSSLWIFGYGSLVWKPDFKYKRSKVGYIKGYKRRFWHGDNFHRGDDEMPGRVVTLIEEDDACTWGVAFEVTGSQVEESLKYLNVREAVRGGYLTQAVDFFPQGVNQSPVQALVYIATADNPIYLGPASTEEIAAQIAVCKGKSGHNIEYLLRLAEFMRVSCPDVDDPHLFSIEAAVLAIIRPILLASQKPVSSVKH from the exons ATGAAGCCTCAAGACATCGTCGCTGGAAAATCCAGTCTGTGGATCTTCGGTTACGGCTCGTTGGTTTGGAAACCTGACTTCAAGTACAAGAGGAGCAAGGTCGGTTACATTAAGGGGTACAAGAGACGCTTCTGGCACGGGGATAATTTTCATCGTGGAGATGATGAAATG CCCGGAAGAGTGGTGACGCTCATCGAGGAGGATGAC GCGTGCACCTGGGGTGTTGCCTTCGAGGTGACTGGCTCTCAGGTCGAAGAGTCTCTCAAGTACCTGAACGTGAGGGAGGCGGTGAGAGGCGGCTACCTGACCCAGGCCGTAGATTTCTTCCCGCAGGGCGTGAATCAGTCACCTGTCCAGGCTCTGGTTTACATCGCCACAGCTGACAACCCTATTTACCTGGGGCCTGCAAGCACGGAGGAAATCGCCGCTCAGATCGCTGTGTGCAAGGGGAAGTCGGGCCACAACATCGAGTACCTGCTTCGCCTGGCGGAGTTCATGAGAGTCAGCTGCCCTGATGTGGACGACCCTCATCTGTTCTCTATCGAGGCAGCTGTTCTTGCAATCATTAGACCCATATTGTTAGCATCCCAGAAACCTGTATCTTctgtaaaacattaa